DNA from Pomacea canaliculata isolate SZHN2017 linkage group LG9, ASM307304v1, whole genome shotgun sequence:
ttgtttacttatagaTTTGGCTTGTgccatttattgttgtttacgaggaagatcacgtgacatgtcactgctgatgacattgctgtGACGCGGCGGTCGGGTGTCCGGTGTGCATGATGTCGCGGTGATGGCCAGTCAACGAACTATATCaacgttttattttgtttctttgccttttccAAGAACTCTGATCACAAtctcaaaattgttttaagatTTCGTGCTTAGTCAGCTTTTGATTTTCGTTGAAAGCACTTTCCCCAGAAACACCACAGTGCAGCagacatcaaacacaaacaaacaataagcGCAGCGACGATGAAGAAGACAACGTCCAGCAATAAGAACTGATACAGTGGAATCTCTTGGCCCGCAGACCTCATGTAACcgccgccatatttcatcacgtgatcaagccagtaTGCGCCTCGTTCTGCCGGCACACCCATCTGGTCGTGGAAGAGGCGAGACGCGCGTGCGATGGCGTCGCGGTAGGCTGAGCTTTTCCACAAAGTCATCAGGGCGCTGACAATGTCCGACACATCCGCAGTGCGCAGGTCCAGTGTCAGCCCGAAGCCTTTCTGTCGAACTCTTTCGGCGTTGTAGAACTGGTCGTAAAACAACGGGATGCTGAGCATTGGCACTGCGTGATACAACGCTTGGGCCTGGCTGCTGGCTCCACAGTGGGTCACCAAGACCTTGGAGTTTGGGTGAGCCAGGAGATCATTTTGTGGTATCCAAGGCATGATCAAAATTCTGCCGGGGTCTGGTGATGTCCTGTTGGCACGAAACACAACTTTCATTGGCATGCTCTCCAGAGCCGACAGCAATTTACTGACAGCGCCCTCGGGCAAGTCGAGAACGAGAGAGCCGAAGGAAACAATGACGACACCGTCCTTGGCGTTGTCCATGAATTCCTGAAGATCCTCAGACAGAGGTTTTGCTGGCGAAGCCGCTATTCCGCCAGTGACTTTAGTATTGGGTAAAGATGGTCGAGGATAGTCCAGAAAATGGTCATTCTCAGACAGGTACACCTCCGCCCTGGCTCCCAACATAGTCATTGGAATATAGGGCATCTCAGGTGCATACAACTCCACGGCATTTTCCGGACAAAGAGGATGCCCCATGTAGAGAGATACATAGGACAGAAAGTTGTTCAAACGCTCCGCGAAGGTCATGTGCTGGCCGAGGGGAAGGAACTCGATGGGGTCGACGGCGGGAGAAAAAGGAATTCTGCGGAAGAAGGGGTCCTGTGCGAAGTGCAGGCCGGCAAAAGGTATCCCCATCCTGTAGGCGAAGATAAGGTAGATTCTCGAATGATCACCATCGTCGCACATGAAGAGATCTGGCTTGGCATCTCTCATTGTCTGAAACAGCGACTGGTTGGTCATGATCTCGTCGTTCAGCTGCCACATCAACTGGATGTGATTCTCTATTTCTGGTTCTCTCCCCTCGAAATATGGTTTCAAAAACAAGGGCAAGGCAATGTCGTCTTGCATGGAGATGCTGGTGGTGTACTCGATGATGTGCACTCCCTTCAGGTCAAGGTAACCCTTTCTGACGACGTCGGTAGACAGAACGAcccacacctcgtgacctttGGCCCTCAATGCTTCCGCGAGCGTCAAGTGCATGACGGCATGACTTGAAATAGGGAGTGACATCAGCATGACACGCTTGGTTTCGCATGGTGCCGAGAACATCAtcatgacacacaaacacagatgccAACACGCTGTCCTGCGTTTCATTGTGTGAATCCTGCAACAAATGATGTGTGTCTAATTAATACTTTCGTGCTGTATTCAACCCAAactcacacaaagacacagCCTGCAGTCAGTAGTAGTATTAAGTAGCTCTAGAGCGCACTTTCCCCTCTACAACCCAAGGTGGATGCCCTCACAAGCAGGGATGGGATGGGGGTGTGAACAACGATGTGCATGCGATTCAGCATCAAACCGAAGCTACCAGTTgtgtagataaaacaaagcaGTCCGCAGCTCATAAAAGCGATgtacaaatatacatacatattagggtaatcaaataaaatgaagaaatttttatGAACGCGCCTTTGGAGCAGGTAACTATCTACTGAGAATCTGTCTAAAGAAAGCGCCTGGGGCTTGACTTGGTTATAATAACCGTCTAAGTCAgtggttcgatcgaaccctaggggttcggtgagtcgatctcaggggttcggcggagcctcagCCACGGaagtcaagacacacccgcaattcgtgatgacactaaagaagggttcggtgaatgtgcatataaaacttgtgggttcggtacctcaaacaaggttaagaactaAGTCTAAGTGCTACATGATCGTTAGCTGTAACTGTATCTTTCTTTGTCACCGTTAGGGACAAGTGAGGCAAGATATTGTGGCTAAGGACCTAGATAAAATTACTCGAGGTCAAGACAGCTCACTTCTCTAACCCTGATAGTGTAGCCTTCAGGCGACAGAGCAGTTGAGCAAGTACCCGTGACAGTATTTTTCTAGCGCTGTTGACAACTCGCATGTCCTTGGGTACTGTAGGTACATGGCCTCGCTTCTTTCTTCGGACAATATTTGTTCATTAGATAGTGCAGTGCCACATATTTTGACACTGACATTGCTCATGCTACTGACAGAATTTAGTACGTGTCCCGTTAGTCTACAACGTGAATTCATTCTAAAATGACGTTGCTTTCGACTCCCTGgtagcagatgatgatgatgatgatgatgatgatgatgatgtctatttatAATGCACAGGTATctattcagaagaatgctcattgcacagaaaaaaaaaacaaacaaaaaaaacaaacaaacaaacaaacaaaacaaacaaacaaacaaaacaaacaaacaaaaaaacaaaaaaaagaaataaaaaagaagaaaaagataaagtgaacaaatatataaaacaccagaaaagtaaaaataaagacagaagtgttgctgggttgtttaagtctgtcttaaataaacagataggtcttcagtctttttcgaAACAATTATATGCACAATAGTCAGAGTTTTCAGTTTGatttattgaaagaaaagtatGCAAGAAAGAAGcgatcaaagaaaatttttttggtGGGAAATGGTTGATTTACAATTGTGATGCTTActggtgtgtgttgtggtgaATCTGCTGTTTACGTGGGTTGATTGGTTCTTGTAATGAGTCTGGCGGAGCCAGCTGCTCACATCACTGGTACAGCCAATGAGATGCTCATGGGATGAGCTGATCGCGTGATGTGATGTGTGTTTGGGGCAGTAAAATGCTCACATGATGAGATGTGGAATCACTAGTCACCCCTAATGGCAAGCTTTCGTTCAAGATGGCTGTGTCAGCGAAACAGTCTTGTTCTTTCATACAAGTCCATTCTTGTCAAATAGTGACGatgctgacttttttttcatttactattttttgactacaaaatgaaaaaaaaaatcttttttagtGTTCCGtattgaaactgaaagaaaaaactgtattttgtgtgtgactTTTGTTCGATATATCCAAGGTCAGAACTAAGAAGAAGTCGACCCTAGTCGGCCATTTCTTGTGTGCTTTGCCATTTGACCCTGCTCTTAGATAACTGTAAGAGTTGGAAATACAAGTGAAAATAAACGATACACTTTCATTGTTAGAGGATGAAATTCAGAAGTAGCTGTAGTGTGTCATGCGTACCTTGTTCTCGCGTAGCAATTTCCCTCGTAGTCCTCAAACTTGAATTTTGTGGTCGACCTGTCAACCTGTGCTTTCTAAGTTCTTCGCTCTGTCTTAGTGCGTGTGTGACAGAAAGATTGCGAGAGGGATTGGTATAtaaaggtcataggtcattgCCGCAGTATAACTCGgtagaatttttatttcaggtgtCAGTTAGGAGTGAAAAACAGATAGAAACATAGTACttctatttttgtctgttttttttttttttgttagtttttgctTTCAGTCAATAAAACTATGAAGGACGGATCGACTTGTCCACATGACTGTGATGTCACGGTGACATATTACACACAGCCTAAATGGATGCGCCTCGACAGACGGTTTCAACTTACCGGTCTCAACATCTAAGACTGATTAAACTCAGCAAAGAGAAATTTCGAAGTAATATCTATTTAAGTTGGTTGAAATTAGCTTGAACAGTAAGGAGACATAAAGAGGACACACAAATCATATTCAACAG
Protein-coding regions in this window:
- the LOC112572386 gene encoding UDP-glucuronosyltransferase 2B10-like, translated to MKRRTACWHLCLCVMMMFSAPCETKRVMLMSLPISSHAVMHLTLAEALRAKGHEVWVVLSTDVVRKGYLDLKGVHIIEYTTSISMQDDIALPLFLKPYFEGREPEIENHIQLMWQLNDEIMTNQSLFQTMRDAKPDLFMCDDGDHSRIYLIFAYRMGIPFAGLHFAQDPFFRRIPFSPAVDPIEFLPLGQHMTFAERLNNFLSYVSLYMGHPLCPENAVELYAPEMPYIPMTMLGARAEVYLSENDHFLDYPRPSLPNTKVTGGIAASPAKPLSEDLQEFMDNAKDGVVIVSFGSLVLDLPEGAVSKLLSALESMPMKVVFRANRTSPDPGRILIMPWIPQNDLLAHPNSKVLVTHCGASSQAQALYHAVPMLSIPLFYDQFYNAERVRQKGFGLTLDLRTADVSDIVSALMTLWKSSAYRDAIARASRLFHDQMGVPAERGAYWLDHVMKYGGGYMRSAGQEIPLYQFLLLDVVFFIVAALIVCLCLMSAALWCFWGKCFQRKSKAD